Proteins encoded in a region of the Flavobacterium sp. PMTSA4 genome:
- a CDS encoding glyceraldehyde-3-phosphate dehydrogenase: MSTINLYEKELSFQADRRKAGVELIKIVNDLWYDKSIELVLFRNQLIDRNVSDIINFHEYAVEFVKKPINVFDSVEVARAIQNLDLPPSRIDIGKLTYEYHLEDEKYHDSRAFVIDKLKNAKNFQDLKPKDVVLYGFGRIGRLLAREMMSKIGKGQQLRLRAIVTRDKNDAVLLEKRASLLRYDSVHGDFEGSVQADIENNALIINGTTVHIITANSPEEIDYTKYGIEDALLIDNTGAFTTEEALKRHLTSKGVEKVLLTAPGKGVPNIVYGVNHNDYNPDDVTIYSAASCTTNAITPVLAVIEETLGVVKGHIETIHAYTNDQNLVDNMHKKYRRGRSAALNMVITETGAGSAVAKALPSLAGKLTSNAIRVPVPNGSLVVLNLELGRETSIDEVNSIMKKYALEGNLVEQIRYSLNNELVSSDIVGSAQPSIYDSNATIVSPDGKSLVLYVWYDNEYGYSHQVIRLAKYIAKVRRYTYY, encoded by the coding sequence ATGAGTACAATAAACTTATACGAAAAAGAGCTTTCTTTTCAAGCAGACAGAAGAAAAGCTGGCGTAGAATTAATTAAAATCGTCAATGATTTATGGTATGATAAATCAATTGAATTAGTTCTTTTTAGAAATCAATTAATTGACAGAAACGTCAGCGACATTATCAACTTTCATGAATATGCAGTTGAATTTGTTAAAAAACCAATTAATGTTTTTGATTCTGTAGAAGTTGCTCGCGCTATTCAAAATTTAGATTTACCACCATCAAGAATCGATATCGGAAAATTAACTTATGAATATCATCTTGAAGATGAAAAATATCATGATAGCAGAGCATTTGTAATTGATAAATTAAAAAATGCAAAAAATTTCCAAGACTTAAAACCAAAAGATGTAGTTCTTTATGGTTTCGGTAGAATTGGCCGATTATTAGCTCGTGAAATGATGAGTAAAATAGGCAAAGGACAACAATTACGCCTTCGTGCAATAGTTACTCGAGATAAAAACGATGCCGTTTTATTGGAAAAAAGAGCTTCATTGTTAAGATACGATTCGGTTCACGGAGATTTTGAAGGTTCTGTTCAAGCAGATATTGAGAATAATGCTTTGATTATTAATGGTACAACTGTTCATATCATTACAGCAAATTCTCCAGAAGAAATTGATTATACAAAATATGGTATCGAAGATGCTTTATTGATTGATAATACTGGTGCTTTTACTACTGAAGAAGCTTTAAAAAGACATTTAACTTCTAAAGGAGTTGAAAAAGTATTATTGACTGCTCCTGGAAAAGGTGTTCCAAATATTGTTTATGGTGTAAATCATAATGATTACAATCCAGATGATGTGACGATTTATTCTGCTGCTTCATGTACAACTAATGCAATTACTCCAGTTTTAGCAGTAATTGAAGAAACACTTGGAGTTGTTAAAGGTCATATCGAAACAATTCATGCTTATACAAACGACCAAAACTTGGTTGACAATATGCATAAAAAATACCGTCGTGGTCGTTCGGCAGCTTTAAATATGGTTATTACTGAAACTGGTGCCGGAAGTGCTGTTGCAAAAGCTTTACCAAGTTTAGCTGGTAAATTGACTTCAAACGCTATTCGTGTTCCTGTTCCAAATGGTTCATTAGTAGTTTTAAATTTAGAACTTGGAAGAGAAACTTCAATTGATGAAGTTAATTCGATAATGAAGAAATATGCTTTAGAAGGAAATCTTGTTGAGCAAATTCGTTATTCGTTAAATAATGAACTGGTTTCTTCAGATATAGTTGGTTCTGCACAACCATCAATTTACGATAGTAATGCTACAATTGTTTCTCCAGATGGAAAAAGTTTAGTGCTTTATGTTTGGTATGATAATGAATATGGATACAGTCATCAAGTAATTCGTTTAGCAAAATATATTGCCAAAGTAAGACGTTATACTTATTATTAA
- a CDS encoding trypsin-like peptidase domain-containing protein produces the protein MKRISSLLLVSLFSGAITLGAYKVFFEKENKSGIITLATPNQNRTVGLAAENIDFTAAAESAVHTVVHVKNVSVRTVYNPIMEYFYGSRGGQQQEQIGTGSGVIISEDGYIVTNNHVIKDATDLEVTLNNNKSYKAKLIGTDSKMDIALLKIDADEKLPYTTFADSDQVKVGEWVLAVGNPYNLTSTVTAGIVSAKARNFDTKGIQSFIQTDAAVNPGNSGGALVNTKGQLIGINTMISSPTGSYAGYSFAVPSNITRKIIEDIMEFGNVQRGILGVEGGELNSKVSKELGINDTEGFYINKVTKNSGAEKAGLQKGDVIKKLDNQSISSFAELSGYISTKRPNDKVKVTFIRDGELRTTNVSLIKNDVFTTEFKGLELENIDANDKKRFRIDYGVKIKDINNENLTPYYDQLKGNIILSVDNVKATDVETISTFLNKKDENRSANIRMIDKNGQIIQIII, from the coding sequence ATGAAAAGAATATCAAGTTTATTATTAGTTTCTTTATTTAGCGGTGCAATAACTCTTGGTGCGTACAAAGTATTTTTTGAAAAAGAAAATAAATCAGGAATTATAACATTAGCTACTCCAAACCAAAACAGAACTGTTGGTTTAGCCGCTGAAAATATCGATTTTACAGCAGCTGCCGAAAGCGCAGTTCACACAGTGGTTCACGTTAAAAATGTTTCTGTTAGAACAGTTTACAATCCAATTATGGAATATTTTTATGGATCGCGCGGCGGACAACAACAAGAGCAAATCGGTACTGGTTCTGGTGTAATCATCTCTGAAGATGGCTATATTGTTACCAACAATCACGTGATAAAAGACGCAACTGATTTGGAAGTTACTTTAAACAATAATAAATCATACAAAGCAAAACTGATTGGTACTGATTCTAAAATGGATATTGCTTTATTAAAAATAGATGCCGATGAAAAATTACCTTATACTACTTTTGCAGATTCAGACCAAGTTAAAGTTGGTGAATGGGTTTTAGCAGTTGGTAATCCTTATAATCTAACATCAACTGTTACTGCAGGAATTGTATCTGCAAAAGCTAGAAATTTTGACACTAAAGGAATTCAGTCTTTCATACAAACTGACGCCGCTGTAAATCCTGGGAATTCTGGTGGAGCTTTAGTTAATACAAAAGGACAATTAATTGGAATCAATACGATGATTTCTTCTCCAACAGGAAGCTATGCAGGATATTCTTTTGCTGTTCCATCCAATATTACACGTAAAATAATCGAAGACATCATGGAGTTTGGTAATGTTCAACGTGGAATTTTAGGAGTTGAAGGTGGAGAGTTGAATAGTAAAGTTTCGAAAGAATTAGGTATAAACGATACAGAAGGATTCTATATTAATAAAGTAACCAAAAATTCTGGTGCAGAAAAAGCTGGCTTACAAAAGGGTGATGTCATTAAAAAATTAGACAATCAATCTATAAGTTCTTTCGCGGAACTTTCTGGATACATTAGTACAAAAAGACCAAACGACAAAGTAAAAGTTACGTTTATCAGAGATGGCGAATTAAGAACTACGAATGTTTCTTTAATTAAAAATGATGTATTTACTACCGAGTTTAAAGGTTTAGAATTAGAAAATATTGATGCAAATGATAAAAAACGATTCCGAATTGATTATGGTGTAAAAATTAAAGATATCAATAATGAGAACTTAACTCCATATTATGATCAATTAAAAGGAAACATTATTCTTTCGGTTGACAATGTTAAAGCTACTGATGTAGAAACCATTTCAACTTTCTTGAACAAAAAAGATGAAAATAGAAGCGCTAATATTAGAATGATTGATAAAAATGGTCAAATTATTCAAATCATAATTTAA
- a CDS encoding GNAT family N-acetyltransferase → MITLKGNNIYLRALEPEDLEFIYAIENDENIWEVSNTQTPYSKFLIRQYLENAHQDIYEAKQLRLAICKNETLEAIGLIDLFDFDAKNKRAGIGIIIQNETDRNNGFGREALSLLIGYSFNQLQLHQLFANINTENQPSISLFTTFGFEKIGIKKDWNFTNNSYQDEALFQLIHNIK, encoded by the coding sequence ATGATTACTTTAAAAGGAAATAACATTTATTTACGAGCACTCGAACCAGAAGATTTAGAGTTTATCTATGCAATAGAAAATGATGAAAATATTTGGGAAGTAAGCAATACACAAACTCCATACAGTAAATTCTTGATTCGACAGTATTTAGAAAATGCACACCAAGATATTTATGAAGCCAAACAACTCAGATTAGCAATTTGTAAAAATGAAACTTTAGAAGCTATTGGTTTGATTGATTTATTTGATTTTGATGCAAAAAACAAAAGAGCAGGAATTGGAATTATTATTCAAAATGAAACCGATAGAAACAATGGATTTGGTAGAGAAGCATTATCACTTTTAATCGGTTATTCTTTTAATCAATTGCAGTTACATCAATTATTTGCAAATATTAATACAGAAAACCAACCGAGTATTTCACTTTTTACTACATTTGGTTTTGAAAAAATCGGAATAAAAAAAGACTGGAATTTTACTAACAATTCTTATCAAGACGAAGCGCTTTTTCAACTTATACATAACATAAAATAG
- the dapF gene encoding diaminopimelate epimerase, with translation MQLQFYKYQGTGNDFVMIDNRQLFFPKDDIKLIEKLCDRRFGIGADGLILLENDAETDFKMVYYNSDGNQSSMCGNGGRCIVAFAKQLGLIKNQTTFMAIDGLHHAIIDEKQIVSLQMKDVNEVKIESDYIFLNTGSPHHVALVDDLKNFDVKNSGAKIRYSNLYGKEGSNVNFVYQISDNHFAVRTYERGVEDETFSCGTGVTAVAIAMNAISKTNSNEIDLDVEGGKLKVSFSKENSSFKNVHLIGPATFVFEGFIEI, from the coding sequence ATGCAACTACAATTTTATAAATACCAAGGAACAGGAAACGACTTTGTAATGATTGATAATCGTCAATTATTTTTTCCAAAAGATGACATCAAGTTGATTGAAAAACTTTGTGACAGAAGGTTTGGAATTGGAGCCGACGGATTGATTCTTTTAGAGAATGATGCCGAAACCGATTTTAAAATGGTTTATTATAATTCTGATGGAAATCAAAGCTCAATGTGTGGTAATGGTGGAAGATGTATTGTAGCTTTTGCAAAACAATTAGGCTTAATTAAAAATCAAACAACTTTCATGGCAATTGATGGTTTACATCATGCTATTATTGATGAAAAACAAATTGTATCACTGCAAATGAAAGATGTGAATGAGGTGAAAATTGAAAGTGACTATATTTTTTTAAATACAGGTTCGCCTCATCATGTTGCTTTAGTAGATGATTTAAAAAATTTCGATGTTAAAAATAGTGGTGCAAAAATTAGATATTCTAATTTATATGGAAAAGAAGGAAGCAATGTCAATTTTGTATACCAAATTAGCGATAATCATTTTGCAGTAAGAACCTATGAACGTGGCGTTGAGGATGAAACTTTTTCCTGTGGAACTGGTGTTACGGCAGTTGCAATTGCTATGAATGCAATTTCGAAAACAAATTCAAACGAAATTGATTTAGACGTTGAAGGAGGAAAATTAAAAGTTTCCTTTTCAAAAGAGAATAGTAGTTTTAAAAATGTTCATTTAATTGGACCAGCAACATTTGTTTTTGAAGGTTTTATTGAAATATGA